In a single window of the Amycolatopsis sp. cg5 genome:
- a CDS encoding zf-HC2 domain-containing protein, with amino-acid sequence MGGTAHTDVAAYVLGLLSEKENAAFEEHLMDCPNCQLDLLELHHLPDVLDRVKATWPRPPVPEPSPRVLGALLKEAAATRRKSTRMRRLAVAAAAVLIVAGPVVTLTFFTPSSVDGATLVAPIESPPAATSSSKPQVPGSGSSSFGWSDAGSAVGAEVAVQGREWGSTVDLELRGIVGPKRCQLLAIARSGGAPWVVTTWTVPVKGYGVDGSPEPLRVTGSTALSPGEIERFEIRAENGQLLASIST; translated from the coding sequence GTGGGCGGGACCGCGCATACGGACGTCGCCGCTTACGTTCTCGGCCTGCTCTCCGAGAAGGAGAACGCGGCGTTCGAAGAGCACCTGATGGATTGCCCGAACTGCCAGCTCGACCTGCTGGAGCTGCACCATCTGCCCGACGTGCTGGACCGGGTCAAGGCGACCTGGCCGCGCCCGCCGGTGCCCGAGCCGAGCCCGAGAGTGCTCGGCGCGCTGCTCAAGGAGGCCGCGGCGACCCGCCGCAAAAGTACGCGGATGCGCAGGCTGGCGGTCGCGGCCGCCGCCGTGCTCATCGTCGCGGGCCCCGTGGTCACGCTGACCTTCTTCACCCCGTCCTCGGTCGACGGCGCGACGCTCGTCGCGCCCATCGAGTCGCCGCCTGCGGCGACGAGTTCCAGCAAGCCGCAGGTGCCCGGCAGCGGGTCGAGCTCGTTCGGCTGGTCGGACGCGGGCAGCGCGGTCGGCGCCGAGGTCGCCGTGCAGGGCCGCGAGTGGGGCAGCACGGTCGACCTGGAGCTGCGCGGCATCGTCGGGCCGAAGCGCTGCCAGCTGCTGGCGATCGCGCGCAGCGGCGGCGCGCCGTGGGTGGTGACCACCTGGACCGTGCCGGTGAAGGGATACGGCGTCGACGGCTCCCCCGAGCCGCTGCGGGTCACCGGGAGCACCGCGCTGAGCCCCGGCGAGATCGAGCGGTTCGAGATCCGCGCCGAGAACGGCCAGCTGCTGGCGAGCATCTCCACGTAG
- a CDS encoding sigma-70 family RNA polymerase sigma factor, with translation MGRHSRTLQPVIDDVDHGAVSGARDDLAKALYAEFGGPLMAFTLGLTGHDRQWAEDVVQETLIKAWRNADKLDRKPEMLRAWLFTVARRIVIDGWRSRRARPQEVEEADADTIGVPDESEKTLAALVVYDALRNLSPEHREALQQTYLRDRTVNEVAATLGVPPGTVKSRIYHAVRALRRALQERG, from the coding sequence GTGGGACGCCACAGCCGAACCCTGCAGCCCGTCATCGACGATGTCGATCATGGCGCCGTTTCCGGTGCCCGTGATGACCTGGCAAAAGCGCTGTACGCCGAGTTCGGCGGACCATTGATGGCCTTCACTCTGGGTTTAACCGGACATGACCGTCAGTGGGCCGAGGACGTCGTACAGGAGACGTTGATCAAGGCATGGCGCAACGCCGACAAATTGGACCGCAAGCCGGAAATGCTCCGCGCGTGGCTGTTCACCGTCGCCAGGCGCATCGTGATCGACGGCTGGCGCAGTCGCCGCGCACGGCCACAAGAGGTCGAGGAGGCCGACGCGGACACCATCGGCGTTCCGGACGAGTCGGAGAAGACACTCGCCGCGTTAGTGGTCTATGACGCCTTGCGCAACCTGTCCCCGGAACACCGGGAGGCACTCCAGCAGACCTATCTGCGTGACCGAACCGTGAACGAAGTGGCCGCGACACTTGGTGTCCCTCCGGGTACGGTCAAGTCTCGGATCTATCACGCTGTACGCGCCTTGCGCCGCGCTTTGCAGGAACGGGGGTGA